A single window of Narcine bancroftii isolate sNarBan1 unplaced genomic scaffold, sNarBan1.hap1 Scaffold_113, whole genome shotgun sequence DNA harbors:
- the LOC138750286 gene encoding microtubule-actin cross-linking factor 1-like isoform X2: MGNALCCLRVARVAGEEEQSRRSLTPRKRMTCNCCKKIRGRWFHSRVAAEESSDFNVDRREENTQQETTEDHLQKHRKTVGDLLKWLAVEGHYGVHITEDEFYALGDGFQMEEEDDAMGSFAEMGERLNDHQQGLKEHRQKLSQKEQELVLAIEAAQTFLEQNVQDPLRDEEVALQENLNVLMEEYESALSSADSQLNVIEDLHLELQKFRKDHDEFETLMIHSEKELRKIKAEEFDSTSLTFKLKKQKFLFNDLQFLKGDLRYLRRSWKSLFDAAFLFEIRNAIESYKIPIDPDAISQRVEETVESADARFNALRSECIGLGIRLSTKVFEQWQEKADELRLWLERVERERRMVQLEAIPNPEILQQELENIMVLQGEISEHEDGVEKLQEAAKCLLNLSNDVVPNIVQLRKTTDS; this comes from the exons ATGGGCAATGCCTTGTGCTGTCTACGAGTGGCACGAGTGGCTGGGGAAGAGGAGCAGAGTAGGAGATCCCTCACTCCTCGGAAAAGAATGACGTGCAACTGCTGCAAGAAGATCAGAGGCAGGTGGTTTCATTCCCGAGTTGCTGCGGAGGAATCGTCAGACTTCAATGTCGACCGCAGGGAAGAAAACACGCAGCAG GAAACAACAGAAGATCACCTACAAAAACATCGGAAGACAGTAGGTGATCTTCTGAAATGGTTGGCAGTCGAGGGTCACTATGGAGTTCATATCACCGAAGACGAATTCTACGCATTAGGTGATGGTTTCCAGATGGAGGAAGAGGACGATGCGATGGGGTCATTTGCTGAGATGGGCGAAAGACTGAATGACCACCAGCAAGGCCTGAAG gAACATCGCCAAAAGTTGTCCCAGAAAGAGCAAGAGTTGGTTTTGGCCATAGAGGCAGCTCAGACTTTCCTGGAACAAAATGTCCAGGACCCTTTGCGAGACGAGGAAGTTGCACTGCAGGAGAACTTGAATGTCTTGATGGAGGAGTACGAATCCGCTTTATCAAgtgcagattctcaattaaacgtGATTGAGGATCTGCATCTAGAACTGCAGAAGTTCCGAAAAG ATCATGATGAATTTGAAACATTAATGATTCATTCAGAAAAGGAACTACGAAAAATAAAAGCTGAGGAATTTGACTCCACGTCATTGACATTCAAACTTAAGAAgcagaaattcctcttcaatgaTCTTCAGTTTCTCAAAGGGGATCTAAGATACCTCAGACGATCTTGGAAAAGTCTCTTCGATGCTGCCTTTCTCTTTGAAATCAGGAATGCAATTGAAAGCTACAAGATCCCAATTGATCCTGATGCCATAAGCCAACGTGTGGAGGAGACGGTTGAAAGCGCCGATGCTCGCTTCAACGCACTTCGATCAGAA TGCATTGGACTTGGAATCCGTCTTAGCACCAAGGTATTTGAACAATGGCAAGAGAAGGCAGATGAGCTGCGTTTGTGGCTAGAGAGAGTAGAAAGAGAAAGACGAATGGTTCAGCTGGAGGCCATCCCTAATCCAGAAATCTTGCAGCAAGAACTTGAAAATATCATG gttcttcagggaGAAATTTCTGAACATGAAGATGGTGTCGAAAAGTTACAGGAGGCAGCAAAGTGCCTGCTGAATTTGAGCAATGACGTTGTTCCAAATATAGTCCAGCTTCGAAAGACCACAG ATTCGTGA
- the LOC138750286 gene encoding microtubule-actin cross-linking factor 1-like isoform X1, which translates to MGNALCCLRVARVAGEEEQSRRSLTPRKRMTCNCCKKIRGRWFHSRVAAEESSDFNVDRREENTQQETTEDHLQKHRKTVGDLLKWLAVEGHYGVHITEDEFYALGDGFQMEEEDDAMGSFAEMGERLNDHQQGLKEHRQKLSQKEQELVLAIEAAQTFLEQNVQDPLRDEEVALQENLNVLMEEYESALSSADSQLNVIEDLHLELQKFRKDHDEFETLMIHSEKELRKIKAEEFDSTSLTFKLKKQKFLFNDLQFLKGDLRYLRRSWKSLFDAAFLFEIRNAIESYKIPIDPDAISQRVEETVESADARFNALRSECIGLGIRLSTKVFEQWQEKADELRLWLERVERERRMVQLEAIPNPEILQQELENIMVLQGEISEHEDGVEKLQEAAKCLLNLSNDVVPNIVQLRKTTATIEQRFQCLRQETSEQKRTLERTNVQVEDLEDS; encoded by the exons ATGGGCAATGCCTTGTGCTGTCTACGAGTGGCACGAGTGGCTGGGGAAGAGGAGCAGAGTAGGAGATCCCTCACTCCTCGGAAAAGAATGACGTGCAACTGCTGCAAGAAGATCAGAGGCAGGTGGTTTCATTCCCGAGTTGCTGCGGAGGAATCGTCAGACTTCAATGTCGACCGCAGGGAAGAAAACACGCAGCAG GAAACAACAGAAGATCACCTACAAAAACATCGGAAGACAGTAGGTGATCTTCTGAAATGGTTGGCAGTCGAGGGTCACTATGGAGTTCATATCACCGAAGACGAATTCTACGCATTAGGTGATGGTTTCCAGATGGAGGAAGAGGACGATGCGATGGGGTCATTTGCTGAGATGGGCGAAAGACTGAATGACCACCAGCAAGGCCTGAAG gAACATCGCCAAAAGTTGTCCCAGAAAGAGCAAGAGTTGGTTTTGGCCATAGAGGCAGCTCAGACTTTCCTGGAACAAAATGTCCAGGACCCTTTGCGAGACGAGGAAGTTGCACTGCAGGAGAACTTGAATGTCTTGATGGAGGAGTACGAATCCGCTTTATCAAgtgcagattctcaattaaacgtGATTGAGGATCTGCATCTAGAACTGCAGAAGTTCCGAAAAG ATCATGATGAATTTGAAACATTAATGATTCATTCAGAAAAGGAACTACGAAAAATAAAAGCTGAGGAATTTGACTCCACGTCATTGACATTCAAACTTAAGAAgcagaaattcctcttcaatgaTCTTCAGTTTCTCAAAGGGGATCTAAGATACCTCAGACGATCTTGGAAAAGTCTCTTCGATGCTGCCTTTCTCTTTGAAATCAGGAATGCAATTGAAAGCTACAAGATCCCAATTGATCCTGATGCCATAAGCCAACGTGTGGAGGAGACGGTTGAAAGCGCCGATGCTCGCTTCAACGCACTTCGATCAGAA TGCATTGGACTTGGAATCCGTCTTAGCACCAAGGTATTTGAACAATGGCAAGAGAAGGCAGATGAGCTGCGTTTGTGGCTAGAGAGAGTAGAAAGAGAAAGACGAATGGTTCAGCTGGAGGCCATCCCTAATCCAGAAATCTTGCAGCAAGAACTTGAAAATATCATG gttcttcagggaGAAATTTCTGAACATGAAGATGGTGTCGAAAAGTTACAGGAGGCAGCAAAGTGCCTGCTGAATTTGAGCAATGACGTTGTTCCAAATATAGTCCAGCTTCGAAAGACCACAG CTACCATCGAACAGAGATTCCAGTGTTTGCGTCAGGAAACATCAGAGCAGAAGAGGACGTTGGAACGGACAAATGTCCAAGTGGAAGATCTTGAAG ATTCGTGA
- the LOC138750292 gene encoding uncharacterized protein translates to MTAWCKGDTQCVPVPLMDHIFPLLPPACMLQPTTIAKAGIQWFCKRWSTTDSGELSLYWSLSHHISMSITSLCFPFTLQLLRCVCWLGSTHDARVLANSPLYRKEEDQGGYHFPPDVSKDVNGVEVPTHLVGHLAYPLRNWLMKGFTQHQGLDLDQQRFNKALNSARIVVEHAYCRLNGCRWCLSNRLDISTTLVPGVVFARCVLHNICEINKEDFLSEWTLVEADGPAPISTDCRNQQAHGHQAIHSAILSIL, encoded by the exons ATGACAGCTTGGTgcaaaggggatacccaatgtgtgccggtgccattgatggatcacatattcccattattgcccccagcttgcatgctgcagcctactacaattGCAAAGGCTGGCATTCAATGGTTCTGCAAGCGGTGGTcgaccacagattctggtgagctaagcctttattggtctttatcacatcacatctcaatgtctatcacttcactgtgctttccattcacgttacagcttctcagatgtgtttgttgGCTGGGCAGTACCCATGATGCccgagtgcttgccaactctcctctgtatagaaaggAAGAGGACCAGGGCGGATACCACTTCCCACCTGAT gtgtccaaggatgttaatggagtggaggtTCCAACGCATCTTGTGGGTCATCTGGCATATCCACTACGaaattggctgatgaaggggttcacacagcaccaaggactggatctggatcagcaaagatttaacaaggcccttaattctgcaaggatagtggtggaacatgcatatTGCCGTCTAAATGGCTGCCGGTGGTGCCTGTCCAACCGTCTGGATATCTCTACCACCTTAGTCCCAGGTGTTGTGTTTGCTCGCTGTgtcctgcacaatatatgtgagattaacaaggaagactttCTGTCAGAGTGGAcgttggttgaagcagatggtcctgcacccattagcacagattgtcgcaatcagcaggcccatgggcaccaggccatccattctgccattttgtccatcctgtaa